The Priestia megaterium NBRC 15308 = ATCC 14581 region TGCAAGAAGTTGGCTTCACAACAAACTTACTATTCGCATCATTACGCTTATTATCATTACAGTTTTACTTGTCAGCATTAGAAGTATGCTTCAGCTGCTGTTATTTACGTTTATTTTTACCTTTTTAATTGGTCGTTTTCAACAAACGTTAAGAAGAAAGCTTCCGCTTAATTCAACGCTTATACTCATCGTCATCTATATCGCACTGATTGGGGCCCTCGGTATTGTAGGATATGTATACATCCCGGTTATTATGACGCAAGTTACCGAGCTTGTACAGAAGCTGATGTATTTTTACAAGCACCCCCCTGATAATACATTCGTCACCTATATTATCGATAATCTAAAGAGATTCAAATCACCGGAGAATATTCAGCAGAATATTGATTTAGTATACAGCTATTTATCTAATATTGGAAAAGTAAGTGCACAAGTTTTCTTAGCACTCTTGTTAAGCCTATTCTTTTTACTTGAAAAGTCGCGGATTCACCGATTATTTGTCCAATTGGAACAATCTAGGCTGGGCTGGTTTTTCAAAGAAGCGGGCTATTTGGGGAGAAAATTTGTTAATTCCTTCGGCAAGGTAATAGAAGTTCAGTTTATTATCGCTTTTGTGAACAGCATTTTATCCGTTATTGCGCTGTGGGTGTTAGGGTTTCCTAATTTGCTTGCACTTGGCGTTATGGTCTTTCTACTAGGGCTAGTGCCGGTTCTTGGGGTATTTGTTTCACTCATTCCACTTTGTACAATCGCTTACAGTTTAGGAGGCGGTGTAAAAGTACTATCTGTGTTAATTATGGTGGTAGTACTTCACGCACTTGAAAGCTATGTATTAAATCCAAAGCTCATGTCATCTAAAACAAACTTGCCAACGTTCATTACGTTTATCATTTTAGTGTTTGGTGAACACTTCTTAGGCGTATGGGGGCTGATTCTTGGTATTCCTATTTTTATTTTCTTTTTAGATTTAGTAGGAGTAGATTCAGCACAGCAACTGTCAAAAAAAGAAGAGGCTGGGACAAAATGATTTTAGACGAGGTGAAAAACGAGCCATTAATCAACATGTTTGACTAGTGGTTCGTTTTTTTTTGTTATAGTGAATGTAGGTTTCATCTGTTTTCGTTTCTTCTAGCAGTTGATTGGAGGGCAAGGTGAAGACTCCTACGGGAAAAGCGGAACAGGTGAGACCCCGCAGGAGCGTAAGCGACGAGGAGGCTCAGCGGCCGCCCGCGGAAAGCGAAGCCTTGCATGGAAATCAACTGCGGTGTCACAAGCGGTTCAGCTCATGTATCCTGTTTGTTCGTCTTTAGAATGGATTCATGTCATTATTTCTCAACCTCTTCTTTTTTTAACGAGCGTATCGTTTTTTGAATGATTGGATGATCTCGATGCTTAAGTTTATAAGCAAGAAAGATCTGATTTTTTACCGCTAAATGTTCAAGTTCAATTTTCACCTTTTTTTCTCGGAGCGCTTCTTGAATCAAATAGCGGGGAAGCAGGCTGATTCCCATGTGGTGCTGAATGGCTTTTAACACCGTTTGAAGATTTGGAATTACATGATGAGGCTGAATTTCAGGTCGTTTTTTAAAATGCTGCCGCCAAAATCTCCTGATAATAGGAAGTTCAAGACCATAGCTAATCCACCGCTGATTATATAAAAAATCTTCTACGTCTTTACTAGCTGTCATTTCAAAAGAAGGAGGGACGGTTAAGACAAACTCTTCTTCTTCAATGACCGTATATTCAATTCCAGGTATTTGCAATCTTTGGGTTGTAATCGCAATATCAATTTCGTCGCTTTGTATCTTTTCAAGCAAAACAGAAGCAATACCAAACTGGCTGTAGCAGCGGATACCTGCATCTTTTATTCTTTCTAAAGCTTGTTCGGTAAAATACTCTACGGGAGAACCAATTTTTACGACCGGCAGCGCGTCGGGAGATGAAGCGGTCATTTTTAGTTCAATTGAAGCAGCTTCTAGGCTTTCAATTAACGGGACAATACGCGTGTACAGTTCTTTACCTTTTTCTGTTGGAATCATCTTTCTCGGTGCACGGATAAATAAACCTTCGCCTATTTCAGCTTCTAAAGCAGCTAAGTGCTGACTCATGGCCGGCTGCGTTAAGATCCTCGCTCTGGCTGCTTCAGAAACAGATCGATATTTGTAAATGCTAATAAAGCTGCGATACCATTCAAAATCAATCATTTATGTCATCCTTTCTTATAAATTTATTTATGGATATCTATTTATTTTCTAATTTGTATTATAGACAAGCTCTCTTTAAAATAAAAATAGTAAGCAAATCATTTTTAGATAGAATAATTAAAGCAACGCTAGGCAAATGATTTAAAAAGGAGAGTTAGACTGTGAAAGCATTATTATTGCAAGATAAAAATAAATGGACAGAAATGAAAGTAGAAGAAATAGAAAAACCTCTTCCAAATAAAGGGGAAGTAGTAGTTGAAGTTCACGCAGTGGGACTTAATCCCGTAGATTATAAAACGGCTACTAACGGAAACCCTCATTGGACATATCCTCACATTCTAGGTTTAGATGTAGCTGGGACAATTGATGAAGTTGGAGAAGGAGTAGTTGACTGGAAAAAAGGAGACCACGTTGTCTATCACGGGGACTTTATGAAAAAAGGCGGATATGCTGAATATGCGGTTACGACTGCTCATTCAATTTCGCGCATTCCTCATGCTGTTACATTTGAAGAAGCTGCTGCTTTGCCTACTGCAGGTTACACAGCTTATGAAGCACTATTTCGTAAACTTCCAATGAACCATATTCAAACCATCTTAATTCATGGAGGAGCTGGAGGCGTAGGAGGCTTTGGCGTACAGCTTGCTAAAAACGCTGGAAAAACCGTTTTCTCAACAGCTTCATTACATAATCATGAGTATGTGAAGTCGTTAGGAGCTGATTATGTAATTGATTATCGCGAGGAAAACGTCGTGGAAAAAGTATTGGAGCTGACAAATGGCCGCGGCTTAGATGCTGTGCTTGATACGGTGAGCGCAAAGAACGCAACGGATTCTTTAGATATGATTGCCTATAGAGGACATTTAGCACATATTGCTGGTGCACCTGATTATACAAAAGTAAAGCCTTTTACAAAGGTGATTTCTTATCATGAAGTAGCTTTAAATGCTGCACATCACATTGATGACATGATTGCGCAAGCGGATTTAGCAAAAATGGGTGATGAGCTTTTAGCATTAGTAGCAGAGAAGAAAGTAGCTCCGATGATTGAGCGCATCATCTCGTTAAAAGAAGTGCCAAGTGCATTAGAAGAGCTATCAAACCGCCATGTGAAAGGGAAAATTATTGCTAAAGTTAAATAATAGTAGGACAGAAAAGACTCTTTTATTACAACTAATAAAAGAGTCTTTTTTCTGCTATTTTCTTTTTTTGCGTTACTTCACTTATAAACTGCATATGATAGAAGATAATCAAATATAGCAAACGGGTGCGTATGAGCTTTTTTTACTAGTAAAATTGCTTTGAAATCGTGAAATTTTGAATAGTTTGAGTTATGATGAAAGAACGTGAAATTTGTATGATTGAAAGGAGAAAAAAGGTGCAAGGGTTTATTGATTTTGTACAAAATTTAGGCATAGTGGGCATCTTTATTGCTACAGCAATCGAAGCTGCGGCAATTCCTTTTCCGTGTACGTTATCGATTTTGCTTATTGGCTCGGTGCTGCAGCTCTCAATATGGAAAATCCTTATTGTTTCAGCTGTCAATACCGTTATTTATATCGCATTCAACTATATTCCGTTCGTTATGGGATACAGGTTTGAATCTATTACCAAGCGCTGGTTTGGTGAAAAAAATATAAAGCGTGCCCAAAAATGGTTTCATAAATATGGAAAATGGAGTATTACGATTTCTCGTCCCATCAGTATCGCAAACTATATAACCTATTTGGCAGGTCTTAGTAAAATCAAATCTAGGGACTTTGTTTTATACAGCACCTTAGGCATTTTTCCGTGGTTTGTTTTTTTGCTCTATGTAGGAGGACTTGGAGATATTGAAAAAATCCAAAAATATTTGCATGATGTTGATCGTTTAATATTTGTTATTCTTATAATCGGAGTGATAGTTGGTGCAGGCTGGTGGATGAAAAAGAGAAGAGAAAGCCACGCTCAAGAATAAAGCTATAATTATGGTTATAGCTTTATTTTAATATAAAGAAATTCTTTAAATAAAAAGATTTTTCTGAAAAGTAACAAAAAAACATTTTTCCTTTTAAAAAAATGTGATACTATGATACATAAGGTCGCTAAGAGTTGTCTTGGTTCACCGGGTGTTTACTGCATTCATTTAATAAAA contains the following coding sequences:
- a CDS encoding AI-2E family transporter, yielding MNIARSWLHNKLTIRIITLIIITVLLVSIRSMLQLLLFTFIFTFLIGRFQQTLRRKLPLNSTLILIVIYIALIGALGIVGYVYIPVIMTQVTELVQKLMYFYKHPPDNTFVTYIIDNLKRFKSPENIQQNIDLVYSYLSNIGKVSAQVFLALLLSLFFLLEKSRIHRLFVQLEQSRLGWFFKEAGYLGRKFVNSFGKVIEVQFIIAFVNSILSVIALWVLGFPNLLALGVMVFLLGLVPVLGVFVSLIPLCTIAYSLGGGVKVLSVLIMVVVLHALESYVLNPKLMSSKTNLPTFITFIILVFGEHFLGVWGLILGIPIFIFFLDLVGVDSAQQLSKKEEAGTK
- a CDS encoding LysR family transcriptional regulator yields the protein MIDFEWYRSFISIYKYRSVSEAARARILTQPAMSQHLAALEAEIGEGLFIRAPRKMIPTEKGKELYTRIVPLIESLEAASIELKMTASSPDALPVVKIGSPVEYFTEQALERIKDAGIRCYSQFGIASVLLEKIQSDEIDIAITTQRLQIPGIEYTVIEEEEFVLTVPPSFEMTASKDVEDFLYNQRWISYGLELPIIRRFWRQHFKKRPEIQPHHVIPNLQTVLKAIQHHMGISLLPRYLIQEALREKKVKIELEHLAVKNQIFLAYKLKHRDHPIIQKTIRSLKKEEVEK
- a CDS encoding zinc-binding dehydrogenase produces the protein MKALLLQDKNKWTEMKVEEIEKPLPNKGEVVVEVHAVGLNPVDYKTATNGNPHWTYPHILGLDVAGTIDEVGEGVVDWKKGDHVVYHGDFMKKGGYAEYAVTTAHSISRIPHAVTFEEAAALPTAGYTAYEALFRKLPMNHIQTILIHGGAGGVGGFGVQLAKNAGKTVFSTASLHNHEYVKSLGADYVIDYREENVVEKVLELTNGRGLDAVLDTVSAKNATDSLDMIAYRGHLAHIAGAPDYTKVKPFTKVISYHEVALNAAHHIDDMIAQADLAKMGDELLALVAEKKVAPMIERIISLKEVPSALEELSNRHVKGKIIAKVK
- a CDS encoding DedA family protein, producing MQGFIDFVQNLGIVGIFIATAIEAAAIPFPCTLSILLIGSVLQLSIWKILIVSAVNTVIYIAFNYIPFVMGYRFESITKRWFGEKNIKRAQKWFHKYGKWSITISRPISIANYITYLAGLSKIKSRDFVLYSTLGIFPWFVFLLYVGGLGDIEKIQKYLHDVDRLIFVILIIGVIVGAGWWMKKRRESHAQE